GCAGCTGCACGTTGCTGGGTCCTTGCCCGGTGTGGTGACGGTAGACCTCCCGCACCAGGCCGGGGACCACGTCGAGCCGCTGAACGAGGACCGGTGCGCTGCCAGCCTCGGCGGGAGTCGACGCCACCGGCGGGAGCGCCGCTAGCGCGGCGGCGGCCGTGGCGAGCGCGATCCAACGTCTGAGGCGGCTCTGGTGGATGGTCGACCCCCGGTCGAGGTCGCAGCATGCTACTGCGGTTCGGGGTCCGCCGGGTCCTCGTCGAGGTCCAACACCTTCTTGTCGAGGACCGTGCCGTCCTCCTTCAGCTCGTAGACCAGTGGCACCCCGGTCGGCAGTTCCAGACCGGGGACTTGGTCCTCGCTCAGCTGGTCGAGCTCCATCACGATCGAACGGTTGGAGTTGCCGTGCGCCACGACCAGCACGTCCTTGCCTTGGCGGATATCGCCGAGGATCGACCGTTCGTAGAACGGCAGGGTCCGTGCGGCGGTGTCCTTCAGCGCCTCACCGTTGGGCGGAGGCACGTCGTAGGAGCGCCGCCACAGGTGCACCTGTTCAGGGCCGTACCGGTCCCGCGTATCGTCCTTGTTCAGCCCCTGGAGATCGCCGTAGTGGCGCTCGTTCAGCGCCGGGTCACCGATGACCGGCAGATCGTCGTAACCGGCCACCTCCATGAGGATGCGGAGCGTTTCGGTGGCGCGCTTGAGGGCCGAGGTGTAGGCGACGCCGAAAGCCAGCCCCCGCTGTTGTATCACGAGCCCGCCCCGCCTGGCTTCCTCCTCACCGAGCGGGGTCAGCGGCACGTCCACCCAGCCGGTGAACCGGTTCTCGAGGTTCCACAGCGACTGGCCGTGGCGCACCAGCGCGAGCATCGGCATCTGGGCTCCCCGGGCGTGACCAGCTGGCGAGGCTACCGCAGGCGTCTGGCCGTCCTGCGGCCATCTGGCCGGCTCGGCAGGCCGGTCACTGGATGACCGCCCGCAGTTCGAAGTGCATCCCGTCGGGCGTCGACCAGTGCCCGCCCCACCCGAACCCCCAGCGCTGGAAGATCTCGACGATCCGCCCGTCCATGGTCGGTCTCGCGCCGTACTGGTTGGTCGCGACGTTGAAGTCGACGGCCAGTCCCCAGGCGTGCATCGACAGGGGTTTCTTGGGGTCGAAGAGGATGTGGCGGGGAACCCAGCACCCGCCGTACTGGCCGCGGTCGATCAGGTGAGCCAGGCCCCGAGCCTCGACCTCGCGCAGCGCGTTGATCAGCTGGGGCATCATCACGCGGTGGCACCGAGCCACGCCACCGAAGATCGGCAGGCGGGCGGTGACGATCCACTTGCGGACCCACGCCGAGTCGATCGTGATCATCCCGTCGCCGTGGTCCATGTAGCTGAACGACTCGAAATGCTTGGCTCCGACACCCACCAGCCGGGCTGTCTGCTCAGCCGGGGGCCGCACCGAGGAGACGTCGCCACCTCCGATCGCCTCCACCAGCTGCCGGCCCACCGCCGGCGCGGCCGTGTCATCGGACACGGCGATGACGAGGAGGTTGGCGGCGGCCGCGCCCAGCTGCGCGCCGACCTGCCACGACACCAGCGCGTCGGCCAGCGGAGGCGCCCCGTTGGACGCGAACGCGCCGACGCGCAGCACGAGCGTCTCGCCGGACGGTCCGTACACCGTGGCGTCGCCGCCGAGTGGGAGCTGCAGGTGGTGAGCGATGTCGTGCCGGACGACCAGCTCACCCTCGGTGAGGCGCTCCCAGACCCCTTTGGTCTGGGCCGTGGACGATGGGGTGAGCGGTCGGAAAGCCACCGGGTCGACCACCAGGATCTTCATCTCGTGCGCACTCCCCAGCGCCTGGATGGCGCCGTCGAGCTCGACCGCACCGGCCAGGTGGCGGATGCCGGGGACGTTCTGTGCGGTGACCAGCCCGTCGGGCTGGACGGGTTCGGCCGGGCGGACCAGCAGCTGGGGCTGGACCGGTTCGACGGTGTCCGCAACCGGTGGCTGGGGCGAGTGCGGCTCGGGGGCCGCGGCTGCCGTCCCCGGCTGCTGCGCGGCGGGGTCGGAGCCTCCGACCGGACCCGGGCTGGCGGCTGCCAACTCGGCGTGCGGGGGCGCAACCGCGGTGGTCTGGGCGGCGACCCGCTCCCCGGTGTCGGTCCCGAGGGGGGACACCAGCAGCGGCAGCACGAACACGAGGGCCGCCGCAGTCCGCCACCGGGGGCTGGGCACCAGCCGCAGCCCCGCGCGTCTCAGGCGCGTCCACACGGTCGACGCCCTCCGATCCGGCTCGCTCCGCCCCTGAGGCAACCTGGCGGGTAAGCGCTCCGACAGCCTACGTCAGCGCCGCGGTCGCCGTCTGCGTTTCCGTGCCGTCTCCGTGACGCACCGCTCTGCACGCTGCGCGCTGAGCGTCGGCCCGGCGGGTCGCGGGTCATGGTGCGGCGTGGACGGGGCTTGGGCGCACGGTGCCGTGGCGGATCGCGCCGTGCGTGAGCGTCGGCGTGGTCAGCGGCGACAGCCGGTGTGCGGTCAGCTCACTCGAGGGGAAGGTCAGGCGGAAGTCGCCGTCGGAGGTGGGATCAGCCACGAGAGCCTCGGCGACCATGGAGTCGTACTGCCAGGCGGCGAACTCCAGCGTGCTGGCGTTGAGAACGACCTCCTGCCCCCAGTCGCTGCACCAGCGGCGGACCCCGGGGATGCGCGAGGCGCGCGGGGTCCACGACTCCGCGGCGACACCGTTCGCGCTGGAGACCCACACGCCCCGGTCGGTATGCAAGGTCAGGGTCTGGCTCCCAGCCGTGTGACCGGGCGTGTACAGCAGCGCGACGCCGGGCCCGAGGTGGACGTCGCCGTCGACGAACAGCAGCGACTCCGGGGGGAGGTCCTCGTAGGCCCACGGCTGGTACCAGGGCACCTGCAGCGGGTGGAGGTGGCGGATCGTGTCCCACTCTCGCACCTGGGTGATCATGCGGGCGTTGGGCAGCCACCCCGCGAGCGGCTCGTCGGGCGCACCCAGGTCCGGGGACGGCAGCGTCGTGCCGAGCAGCCGACGCACGTCCTGACCGTGGAGGTGGTCGAAGGCGACGTAGTCGACATCAGCCGGGTCGATCCCGAGCACCCGCAGGTGACCGAGCACGGTGCCGTGTACCCGGGTCAGGAGCCGGTCAGGGACGACCGAGCGCTGTTTCAGGGCGGCGACGTACGGCGTGTGCTCGCCACGTTCGTGATCGGTGGGCTCCCACAGCAGCGTTCGGCGGCGCTGTCGGGGATCGGTCCACTGCACGACCAGCATCCGGTTCGTCATCCACACGAACGGGGCGGGGCTGATCGCGGCCCGCCACAGAGCGAACCGTGTGGGGTAGGCGAAGGTGATCAGATCGCAGGTGGTGACGGCGTCCGGGCGTCCGGTGGAGATGATCGCGTCGCGGACGTCGACGGCGGCCTCGCGGATGGCGGTGAGTTCCACGCCCGGCGGGACGCCGTGCAACGCCTGACCCGGCTCGTACCCGCGGGCGTCCATGAACGGTCGCAGCTCAGGGAACTCGTCGCTGGCGACCGCGTCGAGCACAGCTGGCCTCCTCACCGGCCGCGCGTCCGGCTGAGCTGCACAGCGCCCCACGACGCCGGCTCGCGCATCGGACCAACGATCGGACGCCGTCGCGGTCACGCGCCGACAGGCCCTGCCGTGTCGTCGGCAGTTTCGCGAGATCCGCTCGGAGCGAGGGGCGGAGCCGTACCATGCGGCACATGCGTGCGCGACGCGGGAGGTTCCGCTCGGCGCGGCGAGTTCGCCGCGCCTCCCACCGACGCGCCTCCCAAGGTGACGGCCCCGGACCACCGGCGATGCGCCTCGGCGATGTCCTCGGCATCGAGGTCGCCGCCGACCGGTCGTGGTTGGCCATCGCGTCGGTCCTGCTCGTGGCGTTCGCGGTGGTCTTCCGCGGATGGCTGGACCCCGCTCCGGCCGCCGCGGCCACGTTCGCCGTGACCGGCGCCGTCCTCGGCAGCGTCGTGATGCACGAGCTCGCCCATGCTCTGGTCGCACGCCGGCTGGGGATCGAGGTCGTCGGCATCACCCTGTTCGTGTTCGGCGGGATCGCACACCTGCGCGACGATCCGCCCCGAGCGGATCACGCGTTCGCGGTGGCGCTCGCAGGGCCCCTGGCCAACCTCCTCGTCGGTGGGCTGCTGATCGCCGCGCCCGACGTTCTGTCGGTGGCCGACCCGCTGACCGTCACCATCCTGACGTACCTGGGCGTGTTCAACGCCGCGCTCGGGTTGTTCAACCTGCTACCGGGCCACCCCCTGGACGGTGGCGTGCTCGTGCGATCGGCGGTGTGGGCCCGCACCGGCGATCCCGAGCGGGGCCGGCGTACGGCGCGACGCTGCGGGCTGGGTCTCGGTGTGTTGACGATCGCTGCGGGCGTGTCGCTGGCGGTCGCCGTCAGCATGGCCGACGGTCTGTACCTGGCGGCGGTCGGAGGGTTCCTGCTGCACGCGGCACGACAGGCCGCACGTCTGC
The sequence above is a segment of the Actinomycetota bacterium genome. Coding sequences within it:
- a CDS encoding 2,3-bisphosphoglycerate-dependent phosphoglycerate mutase, with the protein product MPMLALVRHGQSLWNLENRFTGWVDVPLTPLGEEEARRGGLVIQQRGLAFGVAYTSALKRATETLRILMEVAGYDDLPVIGDPALNERHYGDLQGLNKDDTRDRYGPEQVHLWRRSYDVPPPNGEALKDTAARTLPFYERSILGDIRQGKDVLVVAHGNSNRSIVMELDQLSEDQVPGLELPTGVPLVYELKEDGTVLDKKVLDLDEDPADPEPQ
- a CDS encoding M15 family metallopeptidase codes for the protein MPSPRWRTAAALVFVLPLLVSPLGTDTGERVAAQTTAVAPPHAELAAASPGPVGGSDPAAQQPGTAAAAPEPHSPQPPVADTVEPVQPQLLVRPAEPVQPDGLVTAQNVPGIRHLAGAVELDGAIQALGSAHEMKILVVDPVAFRPLTPSSTAQTKGVWERLTEGELVVRHDIAHHLQLPLGGDATVYGPSGETLVLRVGAFASNGAPPLADALVSWQVGAQLGAAAANLLVIAVSDDTAAPAVGRQLVEAIGGGDVSSVRPPAEQTARLVGVGAKHFESFSYMDHGDGMITIDSAWVRKWIVTARLPIFGGVARCHRVMMPQLINALREVEARGLAHLIDRGQYGGCWVPRHILFDPKKPLSMHAWGLAVDFNVATNQYGARPTMDGRIVEIFQRWGFGWGGHWSTPDGMHFELRAVIQ
- a CDS encoding M50 family metallopeptidase encodes the protein MRLGDVLGIEVAADRSWLAIASVLLVAFAVVFRGWLDPAPAAAATFAVTGAVLGSVVMHELAHALVARRLGIEVVGITLFVFGGIAHLRDDPPRADHAFAVALAGPLANLLVGGLLIAAPDVLSVADPLTVTILTYLGVFNAALGLFNLLPGHPLDGGVLVRSAVWARTGDPERGRRTARRCGLGLGVLTIAAGVSLAVAVSMADGLYLAAVGGFLLHAARQAARLHAEPDSDTVPAEA